Genomic segment of Vibrio celticus:
TTGGATTTTGACAGCTCTGAAGGATCGTTCAACCGATCACTTTGGCTTTAACTGATCGGCATTAAGCACTATTGGCTGGTTTTTCGTTGGTTAGATAAAAGAACCGCTTACGCGTTACCTTTTACCTGCACATTTAGCTGCTCTGCAAAATCTAGCATGCGGTTCAATGGAATAAGAGACTTAACGCGTAATTCGTCAGAAACGAAGATTTCGTGTTGCTCACCACCATTCTCAAGCGCGTTTTCAATCGCTTCAAGGCCGTTCATTGCCATCCAAGGACAGTGTGCGCAGCTACGACACGTTGCACCAGCACCCGCTGTCGGCGCTTCAATTAGCTCTTTTTCAGGAACCAATTGCTGCATCTTGAAGAAGATGCCTTTGTCTGTCGCAACAATCATCTGTGGATGAGGCAGCTCTTTTGCTTTCTTGATCAGTTGGCTTGTTGACCCTACAGCATCAGCCAGTTCAACCACGCTTGCTGGTGATTCTGGGTGAACCAAAATAGCCGCTTCTGGGTATACCGATTTCATTTTCTTCAAAGCATCAGCTGAGAACTCATCATGAACGATACACTCCCCTTGCCAAAGCAACATGTCAGCGCCAGTTTGATTTGCAATGTAAGAACCTAGGTGACGGTCTGGGCCCCAAATAATGGGTTTGCCTTCAGCGTCTAGGCTTTCAACGATTTCTAAAGCGATGCTCGACGTCACTACCCAGTCTGCACGAGCTTTAACAGCTGCAGAGGTGTTCGCGTATACAACCACGGTGTGGTCAGGGTGAGCATCACAAAATTCTGTAAATTTATCAGCCGGACAGCCAAGATCAAGCGAACATTCAGCTTCAAGTGTTGGCATTAGAATGCGTTTTTCAGGAGTAAGAATCTTTGCAGACTCACCCATGAAACGAACACCAGCGATGATCAAAGTGCTTGCTGAGTGACGGTTACCGAACTTAGCCATTTCTAATGAATCGCCAACGAAACCACCAGTTTCTTCTGCCAGAGCCTGAATTTCAGGATCGGTGTAGTAGTGTGCAATTAGAACTGCATCTTTTTCTTGAAGTAGTTTTTTGATGTTTGCGATGTGGGCCTGTTTCTGAGCGTCGCTCAATGGAACTGGCTTAGGCGGAAACGGGTAAACTGTATCGATTTTATCTAGTATATGACTCATTGCTCTTGCTCTACGCAACTTCTTCCGAGAATCCGAGTATTCTACACAGGACAGCGATTGGGATCAAAAAGGATTGGTTGCAAGCGGTGGCTAGCTAATGCTTAAAACGCATAAACAAGGCGATGCGTTGTCATCACTAGCAAGAGAAGTAAACACTAAACGGAAGTGAACAGGTATAAAAAAGAGGCGCCTAAGCACCCCTATTTTGGTTATAAGTGGGTTTTGGCCACTTTAGCCGAAGCACTGTTTGGGTGCTCGGTTACGACTTGTTGGTAATATTTCTTAGCTTGCGTCGCGTTGTTGTTGCGCGCTGCTATGTCACCAAGCTTAACCAGTGCATCTGCTCGCTTGTTTGAGTCTTTGTACGACACAACAGCAGCGAAGCTCTTCACGGCTTCTTTATCTTGCTTCTTAGCGAAATAAAGCTGACCTAACCAGTAATGTGAGTTAGGTGTGAAGGTAGAATCTGGGAAGTCTTTTTGAAACTTTTGGAATGCAGCGATAGCACCCGTGTAGTCTCGTTGCTTTAGAATCATATCTACAGCATTTTGATAAGCAGTTTGCTCATCCACATCAGTACTGAACGTACCAGAAGCGTCTTTAGAGCCTTCGCTCGCTGCCACTGCTACCGTTGCTGTTCCTGCTGCTTTCACCTCGCCTCTTACGCGATCCAGTTCAATGAACAGTTCACGCTGACGCTCTAGCATTTGCTTCATATCGTAGCTGTTTCGTTCCAGCTCACCACGAAGTTCACTGATCTCCAGTGCCATGTCGTCGATTTGCTGTTGCATTTGAAGCTGAACGAGATTGCGATTTTGAAGCAGGCGCTCTAAACGCTCAATATCTGATTCGTTAGATGCTGATCGAGAGGAGGAGGATGAATTGGTTGCGGTGCTATTGAGATCGGATACTGGAGCTGGTGCAGCGAACGCGGTGTTCGCTGCACTTGCCAGTAACGAAAGCAAAATGACTCGCTTTGTGTTACTGAACATGAGGCAATTCCTCAATTATATAGTCTACTAAAATTAGTAAACTAGTACTGCGCGACGGTTTTTAGCGTACACATCTTCAGATTGACCTAGAAGAAGTGGCTTCTCTTCACCGTAGCTTACGATAGAGATTTGGTCAGCTTGAACACCTAGAGCTTGTAGGTATTTCGCTACAGCTTGTGCACGACGCTCGCCAAGTGCGATGTTGTACTCAGGAGTACCGCGCTCATCAGCGTGACCTTCGATAGTAACGTTCATGTCAACGTTCTTAACTAGGTATGCTGCGTGAGCTGCTAGCATTTCTTCGTAATCGCCAGCGATAGTAGAGTTATCGAATGCGAAGTAGATTGTTTGAGTTTCACGTAGCGCTTGTTCTTTAAGCTCTTGCTCAGACAGTTGACCGTTAGCGTCAATTGGCGTTACAACAGTTGTGTCTACGTTGCCTTCTGAACCTGAAGTTGTTTGGTTGCTTTCAGTACCAGATGTTGCAGATGTTGCTTCATCAGTTGAGCTACATGCCGTTACTGCCATCACTGGTAGTGCAATCATCAAGCCTTTAAGAACTTTGTTAAGTTGCATCTTTTTTTCCTTACGTTATCAAACTTAGTTTCTACAGCGACTAAGAGTGCTATAGATAGTTAAATGCCACAATAGTTAACACTATCAATAGCTAAAAGAATGTATCAAAATCACTAGAGAAACGGTGACCATGCAGGCGCTCTTACGCGTCCGTTAGTTGCCGGTAATCTAGCTTTAAAACGGCCATCGATAGAAACCATCGATAGTACATTTGTTTTGTTGTAAATAGAGCTATAGATAACCATACCTCCATTCGGTGCAATACTTGGAGACTCATCTAACAATGTTTTTGTTAGTACCTGAACCGCACCGGTTTCCAAATCTTGCTTAGCCAAGTTAAAACCTGAGTTGTTGCGATTAACCATGATCATGAATCGACCATCAGGAGTGATCTGGCCACCTAAGTTTTGGCTACCTTGCCAAGTAATACGAGAAGTCGAATTATTGGACAAATTTACATTATAAATCTGTGGTTTACCACCACGATCCGATGTGAAAATAAGAGACTTGCCATCTGGGTGCCAGAATGGTTCAGTATTATTAGAACGGCCGCGGGTAATTTGAGTCAGCTTACGGCTAGCAAGGTCAAGTGTGTACACCTGAAGGCTGCCTGTTTTCGACAATACCAATGCCAATGTTTTACCATCTGGCGAGAATCTTGGCGCACCATTATGACGAGGGTATGACGTCACCTTCTCACGTTCACCAGTGTAAATATTCATGATGAATATTTCCGCTTGGCCATTTTGGAAACTCACATAAGCAAGCTTTTTACCGTCTGGTGACCATGCAGGTGACATCAGAGGTTGCTTAGAACGAAGAACTAAACGCTCGTTGAAGCCATCGTAGTCAGCAACACGCAGTTGGTATGGGTATTGGTCTTTGTCGTTCACAACTACGTAAGAGATACGAGTTAAGAACGCGCCTTTCTCACCGGTTAGCTCTTCATACACTAAGTCCGAGATACGGTGTGCATACTCTCTCAAACGTTTACCAGGCACTGTCGCTTTCTTGTTGAACAACACGTGATCTTTAGAAAGTACCAATTGGCCTTCATCGCTTAGTGCGCGGCTTTGTCCTTTAGTCAGTTGACCACGAACAATGTCGATCAGTTGGTAGTTCACCACATACTGCCCTTCGGCATTTTTAGTGATGCTACCTGTTAGCAGTGAATCAACACCTAGGTTAGTCCAAGCATCAAAATTCACCTCACCTTCGCTGTAAGGCGTTTGAGGCATTTTGCTTGTTGCAACTGGGCTGAATTTACCACTGCGTTGTAAGTCAGAAGCGATAACCGCTGATACATCGTGTGGCAATGGCTCTGTGCCTTCCCAACGGAAAGGTACAATAGCGATAGGTCTTGCAGAGTTAATACCGTCTGTAATAACCAGCTCCAGCGCTGCATGTGCAAACTGGCTGCTTGTAGCTATTAAGAAAACAAAACTCAGTAATAGTTTCTTTAACACAAGTTCGTCCTTTTACTCTGGTGATACAGTTAAGTTAATGTCTTTCAGTGAGTTCACAATGTCTGGGTCTTTAGGCAACGGGTAAGATTGCACTTGTGCCACCGCACGCTTGGTTGCTGCACACAAACGGCTATCGCCATCTAAGATACTCAAACTACCCAATATCGCATTAGAGCCAGTTGGAATCAGCTTAAGGTTCACTCGACATGAGCGTCCTCGATAGCTGTCTTCTAACAACAGGTTCTGTTGAATCAGTTGGGTATAGATCGCCCCGTAACGTTGCGCTTCATCAGTGATAAATTGTTGTCTTGCTGAAGAGTTTTGAGTCGCTTCCGTTTCAAGCCCAGCAAAGATATCGTTCAATGCTGCTTCTTGTTGTTTACGCTCTTTTTCTGCTTTTGCTGCAGCTTCTTTTGCCTTACGGGCTTTCTCTGCTGCGGCTGCCGCTTCTTTCTCTTTCGCTATGCGTTGCTTTTCAGCGCGTTCAGCGGCTTCTTTCTCTTTGCGAGCTTTGTCTGCTGCCTCTTTCGCGGCTTTTTCTTTTGCCACGCGTTCTTGTTCAGCTTTTGCGATTGCCGCTTCTTTGGCCTTACGCTCGTTCTCGGCTTTCACCAACGCAGCTTCTTTCAGCTTGCGATCAGCTTCGGCTTTAGCGGCTTTCTTTTTCTCTTGCTGTAAACGCGCTTCTTCAGCTTTGCGTTGTTTCTCTTTCTCAACTCGGCGCTTTTCAGCTTCACGAGTCGCTTTAGCCTCTTTCGCTTGTTGTTCTTTTAGCTTACGAATATTTTCTTCTTCAGCTTTACGATTCTTTTCAAGTCGTTCGCTTTCACGTCTCAGTTTGTCTAAACGCTCTTGCTCTTTCTTGCTCGCGGCTTCTCGCTGTTGACGAATCTGTTGAGCTTGCTGGCGAACCAACTGAGGATCAATCACCACAGCCTGAACCATCTGCCCTGTCGGCTTAGGTTCTGACATCGTGAAATCCGCTCCCCAAATAAGCGCAACGAATAAAATGACGTGCAGCCCAAGTGAAATAAGAAGCGGTTTTCTGAAACTATTGGATTTTTTATTAGTCGCTTTCATGAATGCTACGGAGCTATTCCCTTATATCCGTTAAAAGGCCAACCTTTGGCACACCTGCACGGCTTAATTCATCAAGTAATAAAACCACTTCAGCGTAAGGCGTTGCGGCATCACCGCCAACCGCCACTGGAGAATTCGGCTTCAAAGACAACTCAGCTTTCACTCGGACGATAATATCTTCCATAGATAAACCACGCTGTACTTCTTCGTCATTAACGCTCAAGCCAAGTTCACCGTCTTTGTTCACTTCAACGATGATGAAACTTGCGTTGTCGTCCCCCAGTAGGTCTTGTGTCGATTTAGCCGTTGAAGCCTGAGGCAATTCAACGTCAACGCCTTGAGTAACAAACGGCGAAGTCACCATAAAAATGATCAGCAAAACAAGCATAACGTCGATGTAAGGTACAACGTTAATCTCTGCTGTCATTTTGCGTTTTTTAGGTTGGTATCCAGCCATCTATTATTCCCTGCCAGCCATCGCTTGACGGTGAAGAATACTGTGGAACTCTTCAGAGAAAGTCGCGTAGTTGTGCTCTAGCTTGCCTACTCGGCTGCTGAAGCGGTTGTACGCCATTACTGCTGGAATTGCAGCAAATAGACCCATTGCGGTTGCGATCAGCGCTTCTGCAATACCAGGAGCAACCATTGCGAGTGTCGCTTGCTTCACTTCACCTAATGCGATGAATGAGTGCATGATGCCCCAAACCGTACCAAATAGGCCGATGTATGGGCTGATAGAACCAACGGTCGCCAAGAAAGGTAAGTTAGTTTCTAGTTCATCGACTTCACGAGCAACAGCAACGCGCATCGCACGGCCAGAGCCTTCCATAATGAAGTCAGGTGATGTTGCATTCGATTTACGAAGGCGAGCAAACTCAGTAAAGCCTGCGTAGAAAATTTCTTCAGTACCAGAAAGCTCGTCTTTGCGTTTATTGCTCTCTTGGTACAATTTTGCAAGATCAACGCCTGACCAAAATTTGTCTTCAAACACTTCTGTTTGTTTCGAAGCTTGAGATAATACTTTACTTCTTTTGATGATCATCGCCCAAGAAACAACAGACATGCCCATAAGAACTAGCATGACCATTTTAACTAATAAACTAGCTTCTAAAATTAGGCCTAAGATTGAGATTTCAGCAGTCACTATTCGTTAGCTCCGTAAGAATAAATGTTGGCATTGCCTTTGGTTTCATTTTTTGATTGTCGATACATGCTACCTTAACCATTGCTTTACACAATGCTTTGCCATCAGGATTTACGATCTCTTGACAGAAGACCAAGGTAGCTCGCTTCAACTCGTAAATATTTGTAATGACTTGTAAAGAATCATCAAGGCGCGCACCTTGAATAAAATCAATGTCCATATGTCGGACTACAAAACCGATGTTTTGTTCTAACAAGACTTGCTGAGAAACGCCAATTGAGCGCAACATCTCAGTTCGAGCGCGTTCGAAAAACTTAAGATAGTTTGAATGGTATACAACACCACCTGCATCGGTGTCTTCGTAATACACTGTCACTGGCCACGTAAATGGCTTAGATAATCCCTGCAATTTGATACCACAATCCAAAACGATAAAGATCTCACTATAACCTAACTCCTTATCATTAATAGTATATCGCTGTGAATTTTTTGATTTAACAGACGAAAAAAAAGGCCATCTGTATAAGATGACCTCTTTTTGGCTAAAAACCCAACAAGTATAAAGATTCACATCGTTATGAACCTAAATCCTTTGCCTTTTATAGAAGGCGCAGCACCGTTAGGTAGAGCAAAATTGTGAGTGAAACGTATGGGCTAAACAGTAGCTGCCACATCCAAGCTCTTGGCTTAAATCCAATACCGTAAACCATGCTTGAGCAAACTGCCCAGATAAACATTGGCCCGATGATCGCGTTAAAGCCCCCGATGCTTGTCGCATACGCTTCAGGATCCCACATCACTAAACCAACATGCATGAAACCCAATACCAAGGATAAAGCTCTTAATAGAGTCTTATCCATTGGTTGATGCAGCTTAGCGATTTGCTCTGCGAGATTACTCACTGTCTTTGTCCATCATTTCTGAATGCTCTAGCCATAGAGCATTGATGATGCCGAATGCACATGCTAGAAGTACACCCAAAATCCATGCGAAATACCACATAAAATTTCTCCTAAGTTATTTAACTTCTAGCTTAGTAAGCTGAAACGTCGTTATCTTCGATGTGTTTCTTATCTAGACGACCGAACATTTTGTAGTATGTCCAAGTTGTGTAGCCAAGAATCACAGGAACCATTACCGCCGCAACGACAGTCATAAGACCAAGCGTTAGCTCACTCGCTGTTGAATCCCACATAGTCAAGCTTTGGTTAGGGTTCAGGCTTGATGGCATTACGAATGGGAACATTGCAAAACCAGCCGTTAAAATAACACCAGCGTTCGATAGGCTTGAGAACAAGAATGCGAAACCACCACGCTCAAAGCGAGATGCAATCACAGCAAGCAGTGGCATCGCTACACCAAGGATCGGCGCAGCCCACATTGCTGGATATGTTTCGAAGTTTGTCATCCAAGCACCCACTTGAAGTGATACTTCTTTGTTTAATGGGTTTGAGTCAGCAAACGTATCGATAGTGCTCGTAATTACATAGCCTTCGATAGATTGAACCCAGAAACCACCAATAACGAATAGAGCAATAGCAATTAGGCCAGTGATCTGAGCAACGTTACGAGCACGAGCGTGCAGCTCTTCTGTTGTCTTCATTTGAAGCCATGTTGCACCTTGCATCACGAACAACATCAGAGCCAACACACCACAAAGCAATGCAAATGGGTTAAGCAAAGCGAAGAACGTACCATGGTACTTAGACATCATAAATTCGTTCAGTTCAAATGGAACACCTTGTAGTAGGTTACCAAATGCCACACCGAAAATGATTGGTGGTACTGCGCCACTAAAGCAAAGTGCATAGTCCCAAGTTTTGCGCCATTTTGGATCTTCGATCTTAGAGCGGTAGTCAAGTGCAAGTGGACGTAACCAAAGCGCTGCTAACGTCGCGTACATTGCGAAGTAGAAGCCAGAAAACGACGTTGCGTAAACCAGTGGCCATGCAGCAAATAATGCACCACCCGCAGTGATAAGCCAAACTTGGTTACCATCCCAGTGAGGGGCAATCGTGTTTAGCATAATACGACGTTCAGTGTCGCTCTTACCGATAACAGGTGACAGAGCGGCAACACCCATATCAAAGCCATCAGTTACGGCGAAACCAACCAGTAGAACACCGATCAATACCCACCAAATAAGTCGTAAGCTTTCGTAATCAAACATAATATTCCCTCACTTATACTTCAACTGAACGGCTAACTTTGTCTTCAACAGAGTTATCGTTTTGTTCGAAGTGGTAACGGCCTGTCTTCAAGCTACTTGGACCTTTACGTGCGAATTTCAGCATTAGGTAAACTTCAGCAATCAAGAACACTGTGTAAAGTGCCAGGATAGCGAATAGAGAAGTCCAAAGCTGTTCAATAGTCAGTGCTGATGCAGCAACGTTAACCGGTAGGATTTCACCAACCGCCCATGGTTGACGACCAAACTCAGCAACGAACCAACCTGCTTCAATCGCAATCCAAGGCAGTGGGATTGAGAATAGCGCAGCTTTAAGTACCCATGGTTTCTGTTCGATTTTCTGACGACACGTTTGAACAAACGCAGCACCGAATACAAACAGCATAATGAAGCCACAAGCAACCATCAGACGGAATGACCAGAATAGAGGCCAAACTGTTGGGATAGAATCATCCGCAGCCATTTGGATTTGGTCTTCTGTTGCATCAACAACGTCGTCTGTGTAGCGCTTAAGAAGCAAGCCGTAACCTAGGTCACCTTTCACTTCGTCGAACGCAGCCATGTTTTCTTCAGACTTATCGCCTGCACGTAGCTTTTCAAGCAGCTCGTACGCGTACATACCAGTACGGATACGATCAACGTGGTCATCACGTAGGTCACGTAGGCCAGTTACTTCAGTATCAAGCGAACGCGTTGCGATGATACCCATTACGTAAGGAATTTTAATTGCGTAGTCAGTATTCATTGTCTCTTGGTTTGGAATACCAAAAACAGTAAATGCTGCTGGTGCTTCTTCAGTGTGCCATTCCGCTTCTACAGCAGCGAGCTTCACTTTTTGAACTTCACCAAGCTCGTAACCAGATTCATCACCTAGTACGATTACTGACAAGATCGCCGCCATACCGAAAGACGCTGCAATCGCGAAAGAGCGACGAGCAAAGGCAAGGTCACGACCTTTAAGAATGTAGTATGAGCTGATACCAAGGATGAACATTGCACCCGTTGTGTAACCAGACGCTACTGTGTGTACGAATTTAACTTGTGCTACTGGGTTTAGTACAACTTCAGCGAAGCTCACCATTTCCATACGCATAGTTTCAAAGTTAAATTCCGCACCCACTGGGTTTTGCATCCAGCCGTTTGCTACCAAGATCCAAAGCGCAGAGAAGTTAGAGCCAAGTGCTACTAACCAAGTTACCGCTAAGTGCTGACGCTTTGACAGTCTGTCCCAACCGAAGAAGAATAGGCCAACAAAAGTAGACTCTAGGAAGAATGCAACAAGCGCTTCGATAGCTAGCGGAGCACCAAAAATGTCGCCAACATAGTGAGAATAGTAAGACCAGTTAGTACCAAACTGGAACTCCATGGTTAAGCCTGTCGCTACACCAAGAGCAAAGTTAATACCAAACAATTTACCCCAGAACTTGGTCATGTCCTTGTAAATTTGCTTGCCAGTCATTACATAAACTGACTCCATAATGGCAAGTAGAAATGCCATACCTAAAGTCAGTGGAACAAATAGGAAGTGATACATCGCTGTAAATGCAAACTGCAATCGCGACAGATCAACAACATCAATCATGGTAACTCCTTTGTGTCGGCTGAATGACACTTGTGTGATTATTCACCGCAAAAATCCATGTTAAAACAATTTATGTAATTGTTATTACAAGTTGAAATTTGTAGCAAAAACGTACCGTTATAGTTAGATTATTGTTAAGCATGAGCTAATATAGCTGGCGCTAATATTACTGGTAAAATCAGTATGTTTCAAAAGGTTTATGGGAGAACCCTGCGTTGATTTGTATCAAATTTATTCGAGCAAATTAGAGTTATTTTTGTACAATTATGATTAAAATCACACCTATTATGCTTGTCTTAATAACAGCGCATGATATCTGTGACAAATGCTCAGCACCGCCTCAACATCCGAATTACAACTACCTATAAGGTATTAACAAAAAATATGACAACTTATTTCATTTCCTGTCATCTAAATCAAACCTGAAATCAAAGTTTCCATTTTTGAAGATCCCTTTTCGATCTTTTTATCGACTCGCTCAAAGAGTTGTTATTCAGTAAAAAGCAAAAAATCCCAGCGCTTATGCAACTGGGATCTTTAAAAATGAATAATTTAACGATTGGAGGGTTTATCTATTCCAAAGTGTAAATACGCTCTGTCGGTCGCGATTCGACCTCTTGGCGTCCTTTGTAGGTAACCTTGTTGAATCAAGTAAGGTTCTAACACATCTTCAATAGTGTCTCTCTCTTCACCAATCGCGGCAGCCATGTTGTCGATACCTACCGGACCGCCACCAAACTTCTCCATAATCGCCAGCAGAAGCTTTCTATCCATGTAGTCGAAACCTTTAGCATCGACATCCAACATGTTTAGCGCTTTGTCAGCAACCTCCGGGCAAATATGCCCGTCGCCTTTTACTTCCGCATAATCACGAACACGGCGCAGTAGACGGTTAGCAATACGTGGCGTACCACGAGCTCGGCGAGCAACTTCTAGCGCCCCTTCGGACTCCATAGAAAGACCAAGGCAATCTGCACTGCGCTGAACGATGTTTTGTAGATCTTCAACCTTGTAGTACTCAAGACGCTGAGTAATACCAAAACGGTCACGTAACGGCGATGTCAGTGAGCCAGCACGAGTGGTTGCGCCAATCAAAGTAAAAGGAGGAAGGTCGATCTTGATAGAGCGTGCCGCTGGGCCTTCACCAATCATGATATCTAATTGGTAGTCTTCCATTGCTGGGTACAACACCTCTTCAACCACAGGGCTTAAACGGTGAATCTCATCAATGAACAAGACATCATTTTCTTCGAGATTGGTCAGTAACGCCGCTAGGTCGCCTGCTTTTTCTAGAACAGGGCCTGAAGTCGTACGAATGTTGACATCCATCTCATTGGCAACAATGTTCGCCAACGTGGTTTTACCCAAACCTGGAGGACCAAATATCAACAGATGGTCGAGCGCCTCGTTACGCAACTGTGCCGCTTTGATGAAAATCTCCATCTGGCCACGAACGTGATCCTGACCTTGATAGTCAGCAAGTGCTTTAGGGCGTATTGCACGATCAATGACATCTTCATCTTTGAATACTGGGTTATCCGGTGCAATAAGGCGATCGGCTTCAATCATAAATTCTGCTATTCCTAACTATGCTCTTGTTGACTCTGCGCTTCTTGACGCTGTGTAAAGGCAAAGTGAATGAGTCTATTTTGTCGAACAAGTATATCGGGTATTAAACCATCGATTTCAGAGCTTCGCGAATCAACTGTTCGCTGGTCATGCCATCTTTAGCCACTTGAGAAATCACCTTAGAAGCTTGAGTCGGCTTGTAACCTAATGCAAGTAGTGCACTTACCGCTTCTTCTTCCGCGTCGTGAACGGTTGGCATAGAATCAATAGGAGCTGCATCTGTCGCTGGAGTAAACAAGTCACCCGCGCCCCACCCTTTCAGACGGTCTTTCATTTCAACAACCAGACGTTCAGCGGTTTTCTTACCCACACCCGGAAGTTTAACCAGCGTCGAGATGTCTTCACGCTCAACACTCTGCACAAATTGACTAGCTGTCATGCCTGAAAGAATGCCAAGGCCAAGCTTAGGGCCCACACCGTTTGCTTTGATCACTTCACGGAACAGCGCACGCTCTTTAACCGTGTTA
This window contains:
- the cydA gene encoding cytochrome ubiquinol oxidase subunit I, which gives rise to MIDVVDLSRLQFAFTAMYHFLFVPLTLGMAFLLAIMESVYVMTGKQIYKDMTKFWGKLFGINFALGVATGLTMEFQFGTNWSYYSHYVGDIFGAPLAIEALVAFFLESTFVGLFFFGWDRLSKRQHLAVTWLVALGSNFSALWILVANGWMQNPVGAEFNFETMRMEMVSFAEVVLNPVAQVKFVHTVASGYTTGAMFILGISSYYILKGRDLAFARRSFAIAASFGMAAILSVIVLGDESGYELGEVQKVKLAAVEAEWHTEEAPAAFTVFGIPNQETMNTDYAIKIPYVMGIIATRSLDTEVTGLRDLRDDHVDRIRTGMYAYELLEKLRAGDKSEENMAAFDEVKGDLGYGLLLKRYTDDVVDATEDQIQMAADDSIPTVWPLFWSFRLMVACGFIMLFVFGAAFVQTCRQKIEQKPWVLKAALFSIPLPWIAIEAGWFVAEFGRQPWAVGEILPVNVAASALTIEQLWTSLFAILALYTVFLIAEVYLMLKFARKGPSSLKTGRYHFEQNDNSVEDKVSRSVEV
- the ruvB gene encoding Holliday junction branch migration DNA helicase RuvB, whose translation is MIEADRLIAPDNPVFKDEDVIDRAIRPKALADYQGQDHVRGQMEIFIKAAQLRNEALDHLLIFGPPGLGKTTLANIVANEMDVNIRTTSGPVLEKAGDLAALLTNLEENDVLFIDEIHRLSPVVEEVLYPAMEDYQLDIMIGEGPAARSIKIDLPPFTLIGATTRAGSLTSPLRDRFGITQRLEYYKVEDLQNIVQRSADCLGLSMESEGALEVARRARGTPRIANRLLRRVRDYAEVKGDGHICPEVADKALNMLDVDAKGFDYMDRKLLLAIMEKFGGGPVGIDNMAAAIGEERDTIEDVLEPYLIQQGYLQRTPRGRIATDRAYLHFGIDKPSNR
- the ruvA gene encoding Holliday junction branch migration protein RuvA; protein product: MIGRLRGTLIEKQPPELLIEVSGVGYEVQMPMSCFYELPNVGEEAIIYTHFVVREDAQLLYGFNTVKERALFREVIKANGVGPKLGLGILSGMTASQFVQSVEREDISTLVKLPGVGKKTAERLVVEMKDRLKGWGAGDLFTPATDAAPIDSMPTVHDAEEEAVSALLALGYKPTQASKVISQVAKDGMTSEQLIREALKSMV